A section of the Mycolicibacterium anyangense genome encodes:
- a CDS encoding PaaI family thioesterase has protein sequence MTTSQQHVAGQDPETPESVLTRFAITTLQEDQAAATITAAMPIGGMVNPFTGEPTIAALAILVDDVGGRANYFRRGAGQWTVSSELTIDLSPDGIDRILADPDQQVVASSRPIGPLRATLLAICTLTHGDVTIGTGTVRTVVISGGPDGPVPRGRDPLNRSPQTSLADLMSVQPVPTTAEPYTLAQRADPIVNNLIGIVHGGVSSAGLELVASAAINAGQHDPLRTASLRVNFLRPLFAGEHSRYEGRAVRVGRNSAVGDALAIGDDGKTAIMARVTGYR, from the coding sequence GTGACGACGTCGCAACAGCATGTCGCAGGGCAGGATCCCGAAACTCCGGAAAGCGTCCTGACCAGGTTCGCCATCACCACGCTGCAGGAGGACCAGGCTGCCGCCACCATCACGGCGGCGATGCCGATCGGCGGCATGGTCAACCCGTTCACCGGGGAGCCGACGATCGCCGCGCTGGCGATCCTGGTCGACGACGTGGGTGGGCGGGCGAATTACTTCCGTCGCGGGGCCGGGCAGTGGACCGTGTCCAGTGAACTCACCATCGACTTGAGCCCGGACGGAATAGACCGCATCCTGGCGGACCCGGACCAGCAGGTGGTCGCCAGCAGTCGGCCCATCGGTCCGCTCCGCGCCACCCTGCTGGCGATCTGCACGCTGACCCACGGCGACGTCACCATCGGCACCGGTACGGTCCGGACCGTCGTGATCAGCGGCGGCCCCGACGGCCCGGTGCCCAGGGGACGGGACCCGCTGAACCGCTCACCGCAGACCAGTCTGGCCGATCTCATGTCGGTGCAGCCGGTGCCGACCACTGCCGAGCCGTACACGTTGGCTCAGCGCGCCGACCCGATCGTCAACAACCTGATCGGGATCGTCCACGGCGGCGTCAGCAGTGCCGGCCTGGAACTGGTGGCCTCGGCCGCGATCAACGCCGGCCAGCACGACCCGCTGCGCACCGCCTCATTGCGGGTGAACTTCCTGCGACCGCTGTTCGCCGGTGAGCATTCACGCTATGAAGGAAGGGCCGTGCGGGTCGGCCGGAACTCGGCAGTCGGCGACGCACTGGCGATCGGCGACGACGGAAAGACCGCAATCATGGCGCGGGTGACGGGATACCGGTGA
- a CDS encoding dihydrofolate reductase family protein → MATVYFTASSLDGFIVDDHHSLDWLTSREIDVDGPFGYRAFETGIGALVMGSATYEWLLANQPGPWMYSQPTWVLTHRPQIIAEDHPVQVFSGAPTDLHPRLVAAAGDKDVWVVGGGDVAAQFVAAGLVDEMIVSYAPCSLGSGAPVLPIRSEWTLAETGVNGDFVCARWQFRS, encoded by the coding sequence ATGGCCACCGTCTACTTCACCGCTTCCAGCCTGGACGGCTTCATCGTCGACGATCACCACAGCCTGGACTGGCTGACCTCGCGCGAGATCGACGTCGACGGCCCGTTCGGCTACCGGGCGTTCGAAACCGGGATCGGCGCTCTGGTGATGGGCTCGGCGACCTACGAATGGCTGCTGGCCAACCAGCCCGGACCCTGGATGTACAGCCAGCCGACCTGGGTGCTCACCCACCGACCGCAGATCATCGCCGAGGATCACCCGGTTCAGGTATTCAGTGGCGCACCAACCGATCTGCACCCGCGGCTCGTTGCGGCCGCAGGTGACAAGGACGTCTGGGTGGTCGGTGGTGGCGATGTCGCCGCGCAGTTCGTGGCTGCCGGGCTCGTCGACGAGATGATCGTCTCCTACGCGCCGTGCAGTCTGGGATCGGGGGCGCCGGTCCTGCCCATTCGGTCGGAATGGACGTTGGCCGAGACCGGTGTCAACGGTGACTTCGTCTGCGCGCGTTGGCAGTTCAGGAGTTAA
- a CDS encoding acyl-CoA dehydrogenase family protein: MTDDFAALCANEPELARLRASIRSFLDADRAEFGWQPAVDTWLSSWDEPFSARLGAAGFLGLTIPREYGGQGLSHLHRYVVTEELLAVGAPVAAHWIADRQVAPGLLAYGSEEQRRRLLPKIAAGKLFSAIGMSEPQAGSDLAAAAAKATRTDGGWVLSGTKVWTSGAHLAHQIVVLARTSPVDPGRRHAGFSQFIVPTDTRPTPGSLRSCLPSGITISPIVLMSGEHHFNEVTFDEVFIDDDNVLGEIGNGWHQVTAELSFERSGPERILSTAALLTALIRVLASQDDVDDHTAAAVGDLVARLISLRQLSVSVARELAEGKAPVNEAALVKDLGTRFEQESAELAADLFSYVDSGVPGRDQVAALLDVARLHTPLFTLRGGTNEVLRGVVARGMGLR; this comes from the coding sequence ATGACCGACGACTTCGCGGCGCTGTGCGCCAATGAGCCCGAGCTGGCCCGGCTGCGGGCCTCGATCCGGTCCTTCCTGGACGCGGACCGGGCCGAATTCGGTTGGCAGCCAGCGGTCGACACGTGGCTGTCCAGCTGGGATGAGCCGTTCAGCGCGCGGCTCGGTGCAGCCGGATTCCTGGGCCTGACCATCCCCCGTGAGTACGGTGGCCAGGGCCTGAGCCATCTGCACCGCTACGTGGTCACCGAGGAACTGCTGGCCGTAGGCGCCCCGGTCGCCGCGCACTGGATCGCCGACCGGCAAGTCGCGCCCGGTCTGCTGGCCTACGGCTCCGAAGAGCAGCGTCGGCGGCTGCTACCGAAAATCGCAGCGGGCAAGCTGTTCTCGGCCATCGGGATGAGCGAACCGCAGGCCGGCTCCGATCTGGCCGCGGCGGCCGCCAAGGCCACCCGCACCGACGGGGGCTGGGTGTTGTCCGGAACCAAGGTGTGGACCAGCGGCGCGCATCTGGCACACCAGATCGTGGTGCTGGCCCGCACCAGCCCGGTGGACCCCGGGCGGCGGCACGCCGGTTTCAGCCAGTTCATCGTCCCGACGGACACTCGACCCACCCCCGGGTCGCTGCGCTCCTGCCTGCCGTCCGGCATCACCATCAGCCCAATCGTGCTGATGTCCGGCGAGCACCACTTCAACGAGGTGACCTTCGACGAGGTGTTCATCGACGACGACAACGTGCTGGGTGAGATCGGCAACGGCTGGCATCAGGTGACCGCCGAGTTGTCGTTCGAGCGCAGCGGTCCCGAGCGGATCCTGAGCACCGCAGCGCTGCTGACCGCGCTGATCCGGGTACTGGCCAGCCAGGACGACGTGGACGACCACACCGCGGCGGCCGTCGGTGATCTGGTGGCTCGGCTCATCTCGCTGCGTCAGCTGTCGGTGTCGGTGGCGCGCGAACTGGCCGAAGGTAAGGCCCCGGTGAACGAGGCGGCACTGGTCAAGGACCTGGGCACCCGATTCGAGCAGGAGTCGGCGGAGTTGGCCGCCGACCTGTTCTCCTACGTCGATTCGGGCGTGCCGGGGCGCGATCAGGTCGCAGCACTGCTGGACGTCGCACGACTGCACACGCCACTGTTCACCCTCCGGGGCGGGACCAACGAGGTGCTGCGCGGCGTCGTGGCCCGAGGGATGGGGTTGAGGTGA